In Brevibacterium zhoupengii, the following are encoded in one genomic region:
- a CDS encoding penicillin acylase family protein: MADADPEDSSALVAAVRRPSGSHRFVSTKVLIRVLAAILVLLLILTLLGVFFMRRSFPTTDGDISLPGLDAEVSVTRDESGVPTVEASTSHDLFLAQGFVHAQDRFWEMDFRRHVTSGRLSELFGESQFGTDSFIRTLGWRKVAEAEVAALDDKTRAYYEAYAEGVNAYLHDKSPTEVSLEYGIVGLQNGGVEIEEWTPVDSVSWLKAMAWDLRSNVEDEIDRAISTTTLDDEQMADVYPDYPYDTRPTIIGGNAGATAPAASRKSGDSKSGGSKSGEDEARAGGEVTGVDSPQADDAADSQTPGNLGELKEHLKTLPTLLGVNSHDIGSNSWVVSGEHTATGAPLLANDPHLSPAMPSVWHQIGLRCTEITPECPFDVSGFSFSGLPGVVIGHNQNIAWGLTNLGPDVADLVVERIRDGEAVRDTGDEAVTTRKETVKIAKQEPREITIRSTSNGPLISDLEGPYRGVLDAATGANTADTKSGPGDEHYQLALQWTALQPGNTASAIFGLNAARNWDEFRQAASLFDVPAQNLIYADTAGNIGYQAPGKIPKRGKGDGMLPRHGWKTDENWQGYLDFKDLPSLYNPERGWIVTANNPVTPPGDSVQLSNDFDDGDRARRITKLVQDTIADGDVTTADMSRIQGDDLNPLALTLIPLLEDIEAEEGTDIAEAQELLSSWNGRDDANSAAAAYFNVLTKTILDEVFAPKLPDAVPPGGGSRWYLIIKNQLKDPDSDWWADSEVDDRDEALARAMDSAWKTTEDLLGSEPVTWRWGILHRLTIRNASLGESGIKPIEQLFNRGPYEVAGGSGEVNATGWDASVGFETNWVPSMRQIIDLKDFNHSQWINLTGASGHAFHPHYADQTEDWAANKTRPWPYTPDALDRHTEDTLVLRP, from the coding sequence ATGGCAGACGCGGATCCCGAGGATTCCAGCGCACTGGTGGCAGCGGTCCGCCGCCCATCGGGATCGCACCGCTTCGTGAGCACGAAGGTCCTCATCCGCGTCCTCGCTGCGATTCTCGTCCTGCTGCTCATCCTCACCCTGCTCGGCGTCTTCTTCATGCGCCGGTCGTTTCCCACTACGGACGGCGACATCTCATTGCCTGGCCTCGATGCCGAGGTCAGCGTCACCCGGGATGAATCGGGAGTCCCGACTGTAGAGGCCAGCACCTCTCATGACCTCTTCCTGGCCCAGGGCTTCGTCCATGCCCAAGATCGTTTCTGGGAGATGGACTTCCGTCGGCATGTCACCTCCGGTCGGCTCTCGGAACTCTTCGGAGAGTCACAGTTCGGCACCGATTCGTTCATTCGCACTCTCGGCTGGCGCAAGGTCGCCGAGGCGGAGGTCGCGGCTCTCGATGACAAAACGCGCGCATATTACGAGGCCTATGCCGAAGGCGTGAACGCCTACCTGCACGACAAGTCCCCCACCGAGGTGTCACTCGAGTACGGAATCGTCGGCCTGCAGAACGGCGGGGTTGAGATCGAGGAGTGGACACCAGTCGACAGCGTGTCCTGGCTCAAGGCCATGGCCTGGGACCTGCGTTCGAACGTCGAGGACGAGATCGACCGAGCGATCAGCACGACCACGCTCGACGACGAGCAGATGGCCGATGTCTACCCTGACTACCCCTATGACACCCGACCGACGATCATCGGCGGCAACGCCGGGGCCACAGCACCCGCGGCAAGCCGCAAGAGCGGCGACAGCAAGTCCGGTGGCAGCAAGTCCGGCGAGGACGAAGCACGAGCCGGAGGCGAAGTGACCGGGGTGGACTCACCACAAGCGGACGACGCGGCAGACAGCCAGACTCCGGGCAACCTCGGCGAGCTCAAGGAGCATCTGAAGACGCTGCCGACTCTGTTGGGGGTCAACAGTCATGACATCGGATCGAATTCGTGGGTGGTCTCCGGTGAGCACACTGCCACCGGTGCCCCGCTTCTGGCCAACGATCCGCACCTGTCTCCCGCCATGCCCTCGGTATGGCATCAGATCGGACTGCGCTGCACCGAGATCACACCCGAATGCCCCTTTGACGTGTCTGGGTTCTCCTTCTCCGGACTGCCCGGGGTCGTCATCGGACACAATCAGAACATCGCCTGGGGTCTGACGAACCTGGGACCTGACGTCGCCGACCTCGTGGTCGAAAGGATCCGCGACGGCGAAGCGGTTCGTGACACCGGGGACGAAGCCGTCACCACGCGCAAGGAGACCGTGAAGATCGCGAAGCAGGAACCACGCGAGATCACGATCCGCTCGACGAGCAACGGTCCTCTCATCTCCGACCTCGAGGGCCCCTATCGCGGTGTCCTCGATGCTGCGACCGGAGCCAACACCGCCGACACGAAATCGGGTCCGGGCGATGAGCACTACCAGCTTGCACTGCAGTGGACGGCCCTGCAGCCGGGCAACACTGCCTCCGCGATCTTCGGTCTCAACGCGGCCAGGAACTGGGACGAATTCCGGCAGGCAGCCTCACTCTTCGACGTGCCGGCCCAGAACCTCATCTATGCAGACACCGCCGGCAACATCGGCTACCAGGCCCCGGGCAAGATCCCCAAACGGGGCAAGGGCGACGGCATGCTGCCCCGACACGGCTGGAAGACCGACGAAAACTGGCAGGGATACCTCGACTTCAAGGATCTGCCGAGTCTCTACAACCCCGAACGGGGGTGGATCGTGACAGCCAACAACCCGGTCACTCCCCCTGGGGATTCCGTCCAGCTGAGCAATGACTTCGACGATGGGGACCGGGCTCGGCGAATCACGAAGCTGGTCCAGGACACGATTGCCGACGGTGATGTCACGACTGCCGACATGTCTCGGATTCAAGGAGATGACCTCAATCCCCTGGCGCTGACTCTGATCCCTCTGCTCGAGGACATCGAGGCAGAAGAGGGCACCGACATCGCCGAAGCCCAGGAGCTGCTCTCGTCCTGGAACGGTCGCGATGACGCCAACAGCGCCGCCGCAGCCTACTTCAACGTGCTCACGAAGACGATCCTCGATGAGGTCTTCGCTCCGAAGCTGCCTGATGCTGTGCCCCCTGGAGGCGGCTCACGCTGGTACCTCATCATCAAGAACCAGCTCAAGGACCCCGACTCCGACTGGTGGGCCGACTCCGAGGTCGATGATCGGGACGAAGCGCTGGCTCGGGCCATGGACTCGGCGTGGAAGACGACCGAGGATCTGCTCGGCTCCGAACCGGTGACCTGGCGCTGGGGTATTCTGCACAGGCTGACCATCCGCAACGCCAGCCTCGGCGAATCCGGAATCAAACCCATCGAGCAGCTGTTCAATCGCGGGCCCTATGAAGTCGCAGGCGGTTCCGGAGAGGTCAACGCCACCGGGTGGGATGCTTCGGTCGGGTTCGAGACGAACTGGGTGCCGTCGATGAGACAGATCATCGACCTCAAGGACTTCAACCATTCGCAGTGGATCAACCTCACGGGCGCTTCTGGTCATGCCTTCCACCCGCACTATGCAGATCAGACCGAGGACTGGGCGGCCAATAAGACCCGGCCGTGGCCCTACACTCCAGATGCCTTGGACCGGCACACCGAGGACACTCTGGTGCTGCGACCCTGA
- a CDS encoding alpha/beta hydrolase family protein, with translation MVRDTKFPTRLLLASVGVGAGIGAVISVASSGLAVYFARKIVVPENAPEELDILHIDGFSPNMRIHLPATEETTVRGTYGLYFNQGAGHAVIGDIVEYDPRSRTVSREILSVTRGDIKRASHGRWTGIVYPEPLAAGVDSEDIEIESDAGRLPAWLLPTDHPEPQSTWAILVHGRASTRAEGLRAAPILNTLGIPAIAMSYRNDAEVRVETTSRYGLGDTEWIDVDAAIDFALSHGASDVVLIGWSMGGAISLQAASRGRNRHYVKALVLDGPVVDWVNVLDNQARLNMLPTPVAKLTLEMITQPWARPITGLQTPLDLGRLDWVTRAAELDVPVLLIHSDDDEFVPSSPSHALASVRRDLVTMPVYEKARHTKEWNVDPVRWEDDVANFLEAKVLPKN, from the coding sequence ATGGTTCGCGACACTAAATTCCCGACTCGCCTGCTTCTGGCTTCGGTGGGTGTCGGTGCTGGGATCGGCGCTGTGATCTCGGTGGCGTCCTCGGGGCTGGCCGTCTATTTCGCACGCAAGATCGTGGTGCCCGAGAATGCGCCGGAAGAGCTCGATATTCTCCATATCGATGGGTTCTCGCCCAATATGCGCATTCATCTGCCCGCCACTGAAGAGACGACGGTGCGCGGGACCTACGGCCTCTACTTCAATCAGGGTGCCGGCCATGCCGTGATCGGCGACATCGTCGAATACGATCCGCGCTCGAGAACCGTGTCCCGGGAGATCCTCTCGGTCACTCGCGGCGATATCAAACGGGCCTCTCACGGACGTTGGACGGGCATCGTGTACCCGGAGCCGCTGGCGGCTGGAGTCGATTCTGAGGACATCGAGATCGAGTCCGATGCAGGCAGGCTTCCGGCCTGGCTGCTGCCTACCGACCATCCCGAGCCGCAGAGCACCTGGGCGATCCTCGTCCATGGTCGTGCCAGCACTCGGGCCGAGGGTCTGCGTGCCGCTCCGATTCTCAATACGTTGGGCATCCCGGCGATCGCCATGTCCTATCGCAATGACGCCGAGGTGCGAGTCGAGACCACCTCTCGCTACGGCCTCGGCGACACCGAATGGATCGACGTGGATGCCGCGATCGATTTCGCACTTTCGCACGGTGCCAGCGACGTCGTTCTCATCGGCTGGTCGATGGGCGGCGCCATTTCGCTGCAGGCCGCCTCCCGCGGACGCAACAGGCACTATGTGAAGGCACTCGTCCTCGACGGACCAGTCGTCGACTGGGTGAATGTCCTCGACAATCAGGCCCGTCTCAACATGTTGCCGACTCCGGTCGCGAAACTCACGTTGGAGATGATCACCCAACCATGGGCGCGTCCGATCACCGGGCTGCAGACGCCGCTGGATCTGGGCCGACTGGACTGGGTGACCCGTGCCGCTGAACTCGACGTTCCCGTTCTGCTCATCCACTCCGACGATGACGAATTCGTACCCTCATCGCCGTCCCACGCGTTGGCATCGGTGCGCCGCGACCTGGTGACGATGCCCGTCTACGAGAAGGCCCGCCACACCAAGGAATGGAACGTCGACCCCGTTCGCTGGGAAGACGATGTGGCGAACTTCCTCGAGGCGAAGGTTCTGCCTAAGAACTGA
- the msrB gene encoding peptide-methionine (R)-S-oxide reductase MsrB — protein sequence MSQSPNANAEANPEEVRWQDVLTPAEFAVLRQGGTERPFTGEYVDTTTVGMYQCRACGADLFPSDTKFSSHCGWPSFYAPLAEDRVRYLRDTSMGMERIEVRCANCDSHMGHLFEGEGYDTPTDLRYCLNSVSLRLIDGQE from the coding sequence ATGAGTCAGTCACCGAATGCCAACGCAGAAGCCAATCCCGAGGAAGTCCGCTGGCAGGACGTGCTCACTCCTGCCGAATTCGCGGTGCTGAGGCAAGGCGGTACGGAACGTCCGTTCACGGGCGAATACGTCGACACGACGACTGTCGGAATGTACCAGTGCCGTGCCTGCGGTGCAGACCTGTTCCCCTCAGACACCAAGTTCTCCTCCCACTGCGGTTGGCCCTCGTTCTATGCGCCTCTGGCCGAGGACCGGGTGCGCTACCTCCGCGATACTTCGATGGGGATGGAGCGCATCGAGGTCCGGTGCGCGAACTGCGATTCGCACATGGGACACCTGTTCGAAGGCGAAGGCTACGACACACCCACCGACCTGCGCTACTGCCTGAACTCGGTGTCACTGCGGCTCATCGACGGACAGGAGTGA
- a CDS encoding GNAT family N-acetyltransferase produces MSEDSQLVVKTFDELTLAELYGILQLRSQVFVVEQNCVFLDQDGVDSLPQTLHAFFPGDVRTMQDSHGAEVGRSLAPKAYARMLPPDFPDGPAFVPGARSISRVVTNPDVRGGGWGRRLLSELVAGHSHRLLTLNAQSHLEGFYAGFGFSPNGPRFFEDGIEHTPMSRPANA; encoded by the coding sequence GTGAGCGAAGACTCCCAGCTCGTCGTCAAGACCTTCGACGAACTCACCCTCGCCGAGCTCTACGGGATCCTGCAGCTGCGCTCCCAGGTCTTCGTCGTCGAACAGAATTGCGTCTTCCTGGACCAGGACGGTGTGGACTCTCTGCCGCAGACCTTGCATGCGTTCTTCCCCGGAGATGTGCGAACCATGCAGGATTCTCACGGCGCCGAGGTGGGCCGAAGTCTGGCGCCCAAGGCCTACGCTCGTATGCTGCCGCCCGATTTCCCGGACGGGCCGGCTTTCGTACCCGGCGCCCGCAGCATCAGCCGCGTCGTGACCAACCCTGATGTTCGCGGCGGAGGCTGGGGGCGACGGCTCCTCAGCGAACTCGTCGCCGGCCACAGCCACCGGCTGCTGACTCTCAACGCCCAATCTCACCTTGAGGGCTTCTACGCCGGCTTCGGGTTCAGCCCGAATGGTCCACGATTCTTCGAGGACGGGATCGAGCACACTCCGATGTCACGCCCGGCGAACGCCTGA
- a CDS encoding MarR family winged helix-turn-helix transcriptional regulator: MQTAYDPLALESQICFALAVASRGVISAYRSVLEPINLTHPQYLVMLSLWQHERLPVRKIAELLRLEAATVSPLIKRLEALDYVEKRRSSHDERVVEVSLTETGAHLRKTAEAIPGQMMAKLDMGEADLRELHSTMTRLIEAVDASQVQQQDSSARA, encoded by the coding sequence ATGCAGACCGCATACGATCCTCTGGCTCTGGAGAGCCAGATCTGCTTTGCCTTGGCCGTGGCCTCTCGTGGAGTGATCTCCGCCTATCGGTCCGTGCTCGAACCCATCAACCTCACTCACCCGCAGTACCTGGTCATGTTGTCCCTCTGGCAGCACGAGAGGCTGCCGGTGCGAAAGATCGCCGAGCTGCTGCGACTCGAGGCAGCAACGGTGTCGCCGCTGATCAAACGTCTCGAGGCATTGGACTACGTGGAGAAGCGACGCAGCAGCCACGACGAGAGGGTCGTCGAAGTCTCCTTGACCGAGACTGGTGCGCACCTGCGGAAGACGGCCGAGGCGATTCCCGGGCAGATGATGGCCAAGCTCGATATGGGTGAGGCAGATCTGCGTGAGCTCCACTCAACGATGACACGCCTCATCGAGGCAGTCGATGCCTCTCAGGTGCAGCAGCAGGACAGTTCGGCCCGAGCCTAG
- the hemQ gene encoding hydrogen peroxide-dependent heme synthase produces the protein MSEYSHPTDEQIDQANNETRYIAYSVFASAGELGDADRTELADEVDEALAPLKEQGLVVRGIYDVSALRADADVMFWWHAPTIELVQAAYSAVRRSMLGGVLEPVWSVVGLHRPAEFNKAHLPALLTDDEPGKYICVYPFVRSYDWYLLDPAERSKMLRDHGMAAAGYKDIKANTIASFALGDYEWLLAFEAPELHRIVDLMRDLRNTEARLHVREEVPFYTGPLRELVDIITDWR, from the coding sequence ATGAGCGAATACTCTCACCCCACCGACGAGCAGATCGATCAGGCGAACAACGAGACGCGTTATATCGCGTATTCGGTCTTCGCCTCCGCCGGCGAACTCGGTGATGCCGATCGCACCGAACTCGCCGACGAGGTCGACGAAGCACTCGCCCCGTTGAAGGAGCAGGGGCTTGTCGTCCGCGGAATCTACGATGTCTCCGCCCTGCGCGCAGATGCCGATGTGATGTTCTGGTGGCATGCGCCGACCATCGAATTGGTCCAGGCCGCCTACTCGGCGGTGCGTCGCAGCATGCTGGGCGGAGTCCTCGAACCGGTGTGGTCAGTCGTGGGACTTCACCGTCCGGCCGAGTTCAACAAGGCGCACCTGCCTGCACTGCTCACCGATGACGAACCAGGCAAGTACATCTGCGTGTACCCCTTCGTCCGCTCCTACGACTGGTATCTCCTTGATCCCGCGGAACGCTCGAAGATGCTGCGCGATCATGGCATGGCGGCCGCAGGCTACAAGGACATCAAGGCCAACACGATCGCTTCATTCGCTCTCGGTGACTACGAGTGGCTGCTGGCCTTCGAAGCCCCCGAACTTCACCGCATCGTCGACCTCATGCGCGATCTGCGCAACACCGAGGCGCGCCTGCACGTGCGCGAAGAGGTTCCGTTCTACACCGGGCCGCTGCGCGAACTCGTCGATATCATCACCGACTGGCGCTGA
- the hemG gene encoding protoporphyrinogen oxidase, with the protein MRHITIVGGGISGLVTAYRLAPDHQVTLLEADSSLGGCLHSTTLNGTVPVGLDIGAEASLYRRPETKDLAAELGLDVEFPSTKHSSRVLSKGRLHAIPKRTIMGVPGNSTEVRDLLGPAASERVAHEVITAPIDGRDVSLGDFLSDRLGADLVDTLVDPLLGGVYAGRCRDLSLAATVPALLPAATEGISVLELVESLLSARDAQSASLAAGETPQPVFMSLIGGINRLVPALVERIREHNGTIHTDTRVSSVHVDNGRWTVEAEDFSLESDGLVLATPAHVTKDLIAEVAPQSSSMLASVPYASTALIPALVEVGERGLDGSGFLIPPTEKSFIKASTFVSNKWPWMRERIPEGTALIRMSIGRYRDEPGVWQNCTDEELISRAFEDWQAALGRESDRLIAAEARRWDRALPQYLPGHGEMVARVDEEIDEVAGLELAGSAYFGVGIPACISRAETAAQRITSMQT; encoded by the coding sequence ATGCGTCACATCACGATCGTCGGGGGAGGCATCTCCGGTCTCGTCACCGCCTATCGACTGGCCCCCGATCATCAGGTCACACTCCTCGAAGCCGACTCCAGCCTCGGCGGCTGCCTGCATTCGACGACCTTGAACGGAACTGTTCCCGTAGGCCTCGACATCGGTGCCGAAGCCAGCCTGTACCGTCGCCCCGAGACGAAGGATCTGGCTGCCGAACTCGGACTCGACGTCGAATTCCCCTCCACGAAGCACAGTTCGCGAGTCCTGTCGAAGGGGCGACTCCACGCGATCCCCAAACGCACGATCATGGGAGTGCCCGGCAATTCGACCGAGGTCCGCGACCTCCTCGGGCCGGCCGCCAGCGAGCGCGTCGCACATGAGGTCATCACCGCACCGATCGACGGTCGCGACGTGTCGTTGGGGGACTTCCTCAGCGACCGCCTCGGCGCCGACCTCGTCGACACACTTGTCGACCCACTGCTCGGGGGAGTGTACGCGGGTCGATGCCGTGACCTGTCGCTGGCGGCAACGGTGCCTGCTCTGCTGCCGGCCGCAACCGAAGGCATTTCGGTGCTCGAACTGGTCGAGAGCCTGCTTTCAGCGCGTGACGCGCAGTCGGCATCACTGGCGGCGGGGGAGACCCCGCAGCCGGTGTTCATGAGTCTCATCGGAGGGATCAACCGTCTGGTTCCGGCACTCGTCGAGCGCATCCGCGAGCACAACGGCACCATCCACACCGACACACGGGTGAGCTCAGTTCACGTCGACAACGGTCGCTGGACTGTGGAGGCCGAGGATTTCAGCCTGGAATCCGACGGTCTTGTGCTCGCCACCCCCGCACACGTGACGAAGGATCTCATCGCCGAGGTGGCTCCCCAGTCCTCGTCAATGTTGGCCTCCGTGCCCTACGCGTCAACCGCTCTGATTCCTGCACTTGTCGAGGTTGGAGAGCGAGGGCTCGATGGCTCCGGTTTCCTCATCCCACCCACGGAGAAGTCGTTCATCAAGGCATCGACCTTCGTGTCGAACAAGTGGCCGTGGATGCGTGAGCGCATCCCCGAAGGCACCGCCCTGATCAGGATGAGTATCGGACGCTACCGGGATGAGCCCGGGGTCTGGCAGAACTGTACGGACGAGGAGCTCATCTCACGGGCCTTCGAAGACTGGCAGGCCGCTCTCGGGCGGGAATCGGATCGGCTCATCGCAGCCGAGGCACGCCGCTGGGATCGTGCTCTGCCGCAGTACCTGCCAGGGCACGGTGAGATGGTGGCGAGAGTCGACGAGGAGATCGACGAAGTCGCCGGACTCGAACTGGCAGGTTCGGCCTACTTCGGCGTGGGCATCCCGGCTTGCATCAGCCGGGCCGAGACCGCAGCTCAGAGAATCACATCGATGCAGACTTGA
- the hemE gene encoding uroporphyrinogen decarboxylase: MTSTLLPALRGEQIAHTPVWFMRQAGRSLPEYRELRAGTAMLDACRTPELVSEITLQPVRRHGVDAAIFFSDIVVPLQAAGVDVEIVPGTGPVIANPIRSRADVNALAELEPEQIPDIAESIGRILEELGQETPLIGFAGAPFTLASYLIEGGPSKNHEKTKSLMASDPDTFSLLLSKLARISSTFLDVQLGAGASAFQLFDSWAGYLSRRDYEAHVVEHSTAVFESLRHYEVPSIHFGVQTGELLTSMSRAGSTAVGVDFRVDLDDASTRVQPGQPLQGNLDPALLFAPWEALAPRIEEIVKQGLNHEAGFVFNLGHGVLPDTDPDVPGRIVDEVHRVSAEILAARG, encoded by the coding sequence ATGACTTCAACCTTGTTGCCCGCCCTGCGCGGAGAGCAGATTGCGCACACTCCCGTCTGGTTCATGCGACAGGCAGGCCGATCACTTCCCGAATACCGCGAACTGCGTGCCGGCACCGCAATGCTTGATGCCTGCCGGACCCCGGAACTTGTCTCAGAGATCACACTGCAGCCGGTGCGTCGCCATGGTGTGGATGCTGCCATCTTCTTCTCTGACATCGTTGTGCCGCTGCAGGCGGCCGGAGTCGATGTGGAGATCGTTCCCGGCACGGGCCCCGTGATTGCGAACCCGATCCGCAGCCGCGCCGATGTCAACGCACTGGCCGAGCTCGAGCCCGAGCAGATTCCCGATATCGCCGAATCCATCGGCCGGATCCTCGAAGAGCTGGGCCAGGAGACTCCGCTGATCGGATTCGCCGGAGCCCCCTTCACTCTGGCCAGCTACCTCATCGAAGGCGGACCGAGCAAGAACCATGAGAAGACCAAATCCCTCATGGCCTCAGACCCGGATACCTTCTCTCTGCTGCTGAGCAAGCTCGCTCGGATCTCCTCGACCTTCCTCGATGTCCAGCTCGGGGCCGGAGCCTCAGCGTTCCAACTCTTCGACTCCTGGGCAGGCTACCTGTCCCGCCGCGACTACGAGGCTCACGTCGTCGAGCACTCCACCGCGGTCTTCGAATCCCTGCGCCACTACGAAGTTCCGAGCATCCATTTCGGTGTCCAGACCGGTGAGCTCCTGACCTCCATGTCACGCGCCGGTTCCACCGCAGTCGGTGTCGACTTCCGAGTCGACCTGGACGATGCCTCGACGCGCGTGCAGCCGGGCCAGCCGCTGCAGGGCAACCTCGACCCGGCGCTGCTCTTCGCTCCCTGGGAAGCTCTGGCACCGCGAATCGAGGAGATCGTGAAGCAGGGCCTCAATCATGAAGCAGGCTTCGTGTTCAACCTCGGCCACGGAGTCCTCCCCGACACCGACCCGGACGTGCCCGGACGGATCGTGGACGAAGTCCACCGCGTCTCCGCAGAGATCCTGGCCGCACGGGGCTGA
- a CDS encoding DUF3000 domain-containing protein: MVNTSPLNRIPSEFSAVTSVLREARNTNNVSISEIPAPARLAPYSYALGVEVSADETFLRASGEAIDELATGRIVVLFDPSSPEEWEGRFRVVSYIRAELEHELGNETMLGPVAWTWLEEALESNNCEVVAAGGTTTRVLSESFGTLADRPSTIDLELRASWTPVIAEPELIGDHFEAWIDLLCTVAGLPPLPEGVSALPGRRR, from the coding sequence GTGGTCAACACCTCACCTCTCAATCGCATTCCGTCGGAGTTCTCCGCCGTGACCTCGGTTCTGCGCGAAGCCCGGAACACGAATAACGTCTCGATCTCTGAAATCCCGGCGCCGGCTCGTCTGGCGCCGTATTCGTATGCGCTGGGAGTCGAAGTCAGCGCCGATGAGACCTTCCTGCGAGCCAGCGGAGAGGCCATCGACGAATTGGCCACCGGCCGCATCGTCGTCCTCTTCGACCCCAGCTCCCCCGAGGAGTGGGAGGGGCGGTTCCGGGTCGTGTCCTACATCCGCGCCGAACTCGAACACGAACTCGGCAATGAGACGATGCTCGGTCCGGTCGCTTGGACCTGGCTCGAAGAAGCGCTGGAGTCCAATAACTGCGAGGTCGTCGCCGCCGGAGGCACGACCACCCGCGTTCTCTCAGAGAGCTTCGGCACGCTTGCCGATCGGCCGTCCACGATAGACTTGGAGCTGCGCGCTTCATGGACCCCCGTGATCGCGGAGCCGGAACTGATCGGCGATCACTTCGAAGCGTGGATCGATCTGCTGTGCACAGTTGCCGGACTGCCACCGCTTCCTGAAGGAGTTTCAGCCCTGCCCGGGCGACGTCGATGA
- a CDS encoding HRDC domain-containing protein: protein MTTELPLLATPANGVPPLVDTPAEFTSACADLAQGSGPIAIDAERASGIRYGQRAFLVQLRRENAGTFLLDSEVLADLSPLNDAFAGAEWVIHSVTQDLPCLQERGMQPEVLFDTELAARMLGWEKFGLAAVAERTLGVRLAKEHSAADWSKRPLPKEWLNYAALDVEVLLPIRDILHEALIEADKWEFARQEFEHLLDFQPKHFAEPWRRTHGLTKLKSRKDIAKVRELWTSRDEMAAESDTAPSRILRDRDLVALAQSRVQSSDDIMATWPKLSRADSGRLYRAYRKATRLTTDELPARKETHTAQSRSPFSHTDIKDRVAALKAAMADLAEEHTIPHDVLLQPAIVKALGAQSGVDVEEFLFDRGARQWQVELSAPALRSTLESLPRA from the coding sequence ATGACAACCGAACTACCGCTCTTGGCCACACCCGCAAACGGCGTACCGCCGCTCGTCGACACCCCGGCCGAATTCACCTCGGCCTGCGCCGATCTTGCGCAGGGATCCGGCCCCATCGCCATCGATGCCGAGCGTGCCTCTGGCATCAGATACGGCCAGCGAGCCTTCCTGGTGCAGCTGCGACGGGAAAACGCCGGCACCTTCCTCCTCGACTCTGAGGTGCTTGCTGACCTCAGCCCGCTCAATGACGCATTCGCCGGGGCAGAATGGGTCATTCACTCTGTGACCCAGGATCTGCCATGTCTGCAGGAACGCGGCATGCAGCCCGAAGTGCTCTTCGACACCGAGCTTGCGGCCAGAATGCTCGGATGGGAGAAATTCGGTCTCGCCGCCGTGGCGGAGAGGACTCTCGGAGTCCGTCTGGCCAAGGAGCACTCGGCAGCCGACTGGTCGAAGCGGCCGCTGCCGAAGGAATGGCTCAACTACGCCGCTCTTGACGTCGAGGTGCTGCTGCCCATCCGCGACATCCTCCACGAGGCTCTCATCGAAGCCGACAAATGGGAGTTCGCCAGGCAGGAGTTCGAGCATCTCCTCGATTTCCAGCCCAAGCACTTCGCCGAACCCTGGCGCCGAACCCATGGGCTGACAAAGCTCAAATCGCGCAAGGACATCGCCAAGGTACGCGAGCTGTGGACGTCTCGTGATGAGATGGCCGCCGAGTCTGATACCGCCCCCTCACGCATTCTCCGCGATCGCGATCTTGTCGCCCTCGCCCAGTCACGGGTGCAGTCGAGCGACGACATCATGGCGACGTGGCCCAAGCTCTCCCGCGCGGACTCCGGTCGACTGTACCGGGCCTATCGCAAAGCGACCCGGCTCACAACAGACGAATTGCCTGCGCGCAAGGAGACGCACACAGCGCAGTCACGGTCTCCGTTCAGCCACACTGACATCAAGGACCGAGTAGCGGCCCTCAAAGCAGCGATGGCCGACCTTGCCGAAGAGCATACGATTCCTCATGATGTGCTGCTGCAGCCTGCTATCGTCAAGGCTCTCGGCGCGCAGTCGGGCGTCGACGTCGAGGAGTTCCTCTTTGACCGCGGAGCCAGGCAGTGGCAGGTCGAATTGAGCGCACCGGCGCTCAGAAGCACCCTCGAGTCGCTGCCCAGAGCCTGA